The following are encoded in a window of Mycobacteroides chelonae CCUG 47445 genomic DNA:
- a CDS encoding acyl-ACP desaturase: MQKAFTDLELLHELEPVVEANVHRHLGVTKDWNPHDYVPWSEGKNYKALGGQDWDPEQSKLSELAKIAMITNLLTEDNLPSYHREIAMNFTMDGPWGTWVNRWTAEENRHGIAIRDYLVVTRSVDPFELEKLRIAQMTSGFSPGQNRQNIPFSESLFDSVVYVTFQELATRVSHRNTGKACAEPIADELLKRISTDENLHMIFYRNMVTAGLEIAPNQAVKAVHKVLDNFTMPGYTIPGFRRNAVTIATGGVYDPQSHLDEVVLPVLRKWRIFERDDINGEAEWYREDLARIVSDLKKTSEDFEEVKAKYLERQAKRAERQAAKVLV, from the coding sequence ATGCAGAAGGCCTTCACCGATCTGGAGCTGCTCCATGAGCTTGAGCCCGTGGTCGAGGCGAATGTCCATCGCCACCTCGGCGTCACCAAGGACTGGAACCCGCATGACTATGTCCCCTGGTCAGAGGGCAAGAACTACAAGGCACTAGGCGGCCAGGACTGGGATCCTGAGCAGTCCAAGCTCTCCGAGCTGGCCAAGATCGCCATGATCACCAACCTGCTCACCGAGGACAACCTGCCCTCGTATCACCGCGAGATCGCCATGAACTTCACCATGGACGGGCCGTGGGGCACCTGGGTGAACCGCTGGACCGCTGAAGAGAACCGCCATGGCATCGCCATCCGCGACTATCTGGTGGTGACCCGTTCGGTGGACCCGTTCGAACTCGAGAAGCTGCGCATTGCGCAGATGACCAGCGGGTTCTCCCCTGGCCAGAACCGCCAGAACATACCGTTCTCCGAGAGCCTGTTCGACTCGGTGGTGTACGTGACCTTCCAGGAGCTGGCCACCCGCGTCTCGCACCGCAACACCGGTAAGGCCTGCGCCGAGCCGATCGCCGATGAGCTGCTCAAGCGCATCTCCACCGACGAGAACCTGCACATGATCTTCTACCGCAACATGGTGACAGCCGGCCTGGAAATCGCCCCGAACCAAGCAGTCAAGGCTGTCCACAAGGTGCTCGATAACTTCACGATGCCCGGCTACACAATTCCGGGATTCCGCCGCAACGCGGTCACCATCGCCACCGGCGGCGTCTACGACCCGCAGTCACACCTCGACGAGGTGGTGCTGCCGGTGCTGCGCAAGTGGCGCATCTTCGAACGCGACGACATCAACGGCGAGGCCGAGTGGTACCGCGAGGACCTGGCCCGCATCGTCAGTGACCTCAAGAAGACCTCCGAGGACTTCGAGGAAGTCAAGGCCAAGTACCTGGAGCGCCAGGCCAAACGCGCCGAACGCCAAGCCGCCAAAGTACTGGTGTAG
- a CDS encoding cold-shock protein, whose amino-acid sequence MAQGIVKWFNAEKGFGFITPDNGNKDLFVHFSAIIDKGGYRSLNENDRVSFEEEAGDRGPQAVSVQTV is encoded by the coding sequence ATGGCTCAAGGCATCGTGAAATGGTTTAACGCCGAAAAGGGATTCGGATTCATCACCCCGGACAACGGCAACAAGGACCTGTTCGTTCACTTCTCGGCCATCATCGACAAGGGCGGATACCGCAGCCTCAACGAGAACGATCGCGTCAGCTTCGAAGAAGAAGCCGGCGATCGCGGCCCTCAGGCTGTCTCAGTGCAGACCGTCTAA
- a CDS encoding ArsI/CadI family heavy metal resistance metalloenzyme: MSRVQLALNVDDLDASIDFYSKLFGVQPAKRKPGYANFAIDSPPLKLVLLENPGHGGTINHLGVQVESSEQVHAEIGRLTDAGMFTEEEIGTTCCFATQDKVWVTAPDREKWEIYTILADSDTFGTSPELLPEDDGCTCGRPE, encoded by the coding sequence GTGTCCCGCGTACAGCTGGCTCTCAATGTCGACGACCTCGATGCGTCAATCGACTTCTATTCAAAGCTTTTTGGCGTACAACCGGCCAAACGTAAGCCCGGATATGCCAACTTTGCGATCGATTCCCCACCGCTGAAGCTGGTGTTGTTGGAGAACCCGGGCCACGGCGGCACGATCAACCATCTCGGGGTACAGGTCGAATCCAGCGAGCAGGTCCACGCCGAGATCGGCCGATTGACCGATGCAGGCATGTTCACCGAAGAAGAGATCGGCACCACGTGTTGTTTCGCAACACAAGACAAGGTGTGGGTCACCGCACCTGATCGGGAAAAGTGGGAAATCTACACAATTTTGGCGGATTCGGACACATTCGGCACCAGTCCCGAACTCCTCCCCGAAGACGACGGCTGCACATGCGGGCGTCCTGAGTGA
- a CDS encoding class I SAM-dependent methyltransferase, which translates to MPTFDVNAVDWDELYRGEAVYAPGDPGWNIGEMQPEIAALHRQGRFESPILDSGCGVGLTSLKLAGHGYQVVGLDLSGSAIDKAQRAAAQLGLDAIFNTADLTADTGYHNYFNTVIDGLVFHCLPDELRESYVRSLARALRPGGKFFALVFATEAFPPDAEFGPRPFTEQQLHSIVGRHLVIDEIRRARAWVNVPSQLPEGFEYRGVTIGSDGRAQLPAWLVSAHRSL; encoded by the coding sequence ATGCCAACATTTGATGTGAATGCCGTGGACTGGGACGAGTTATACAGGGGCGAAGCGGTTTATGCGCCTGGTGATCCGGGGTGGAATATCGGCGAGATGCAACCCGAAATAGCAGCTCTACACCGGCAAGGTCGATTTGAGAGCCCGATCCTCGATTCTGGGTGCGGGGTGGGGTTGACCTCGCTAAAGCTGGCCGGTCATGGGTACCAAGTCGTGGGTCTCGATCTATCTGGCAGTGCGATAGACAAAGCGCAGAGAGCGGCCGCCCAGCTTGGCTTGGATGCTATTTTCAATACAGCTGACCTGACCGCAGACACCGGCTACCACAATTATTTTAATACCGTCATTGATGGCCTTGTATTTCACTGCCTACCCGATGAGCTCAGAGAAAGCTATGTGCGATCACTGGCGCGAGCGCTCAGGCCCGGCGGCAAGTTCTTTGCACTTGTTTTTGCGACCGAGGCCTTTCCGCCAGATGCCGAATTCGGGCCCCGGCCGTTCACCGAACAGCAGCTGCACAGCATCGTGGGGCGGCACTTGGTCATCGACGAGATCCGGCGCGCACGAGCATGGGTGAATGTTCCCAGCCAGTTGCCCGAAGGCTTCGAGTATCGCGGTGTGACGATCGGCTCCGACGGACGCGCCCAGTTACCGGCCTGGTTGGTTTCTGCGCACCGCAGCCTCTAG
- a CDS encoding cupin domain-containing protein, which produces MAPKALLAALSAAVMLVPVACAQPSPRNVGDDPVVRQVFDWPTNVPGKSLISVTVSYPPGTKSMAHRHAKSAFIMAYVISGAIRSQVEGRPSRVYHAGETWYEDPGAHHTIGENASATEPAELLAVFLVDTGDGPLTTDHATTQ; this is translated from the coding sequence ATGGCTCCGAAAGCTCTGCTTGCTGCCTTGAGCGCCGCCGTGATGCTCGTGCCCGTGGCCTGCGCCCAACCTTCGCCGCGGAACGTGGGCGATGACCCCGTTGTCCGCCAGGTGTTCGATTGGCCGACCAATGTGCCTGGAAAGTCCTTGATATCAGTGACCGTGAGTTATCCGCCGGGCACAAAAAGTATGGCTCACCGTCATGCGAAGTCAGCGTTCATCATGGCGTACGTGATCTCAGGTGCGATCCGCAGCCAAGTCGAGGGTCGGCCGTCCCGGGTGTATCACGCCGGCGAAACCTGGTACGAAGACCCCGGCGCGCACCACACGATCGGCGAAAATGCCAGCGCCACAGAACCTGCCGAGTTACTCGCAGTCTTCCTGGTTGATACCGGAGATGGACCGCTGACTACCGATCACGCGACCACGCAGTAG
- a CDS encoding bifunctional nitrate reductase/sulfite reductase flavoprotein subunit alpha: MATPGEMGTTRTACSYCGVGCGIEVQTKPGPGGPVIARVSGDKLHPTNFGRLCTKGATHAELMEAVDGRLKTALVRPSRGAELVETPVDVAVTEAGQRLRSILDEHGPDAIALYVSGQMSIEAQYLANKLAKGFIRTVHIESNSRLCMASAGTGYKQSLGADGPPGSYTDFDSADVFFVIGANMADCHPILFLRMADRLKAGAKLIVVDPRRTATADKADLFLQINPGTDLALLNGLLHLLVKSGDIDEEFIAEHTEGWAAMPEFLADYPPGVVAEITGIPEADIRAAAAMIGQAGEWMTCWTMGLNQSTHGTWNTNAICNLHLATGAICRPGSGPMSLTGQPNAMGGREMGYMGPGLPGQRSVVSADDRAFVEQQWSLAPQTIRTEVGPGTIAMFDSMAAGNIKACWIICTNPVATVANRGTTITGLETAELVITQDTYAATATNRYADIVLPATLWAEADAVMINSERNLTLLQQSIGPMGESRPDWQLICQVATAMGFGEQFSYASSEEVFDEIRRFWNPKTGYDLRGASYERLRETPLQWPCPPDDANDRHPIRYLNDGVSQSLFVDAAGHQPRLAFATPSRRAVFHPRPHMDARELPDDDYPFILNTGRLQHQWHTMTKTGQVAKLNKLNSDPFVEIHPEDAAELGIADRQPVELHSRRGRAVLPALITDRVRPGNCFVPFHWNDEHGEYLAINALTSDAVDPDSLQPELKVCAVRMRPIAVVQQPDRPEATSMHPVAEALDLAPQPVPNLVESEQVYLAGFFTTLERGGEGVPVLPAGAPVSDLVRLWVDGALAGMYSRTGDSAPGPLAAPLPATRPMPLVLWASQTGNAEDYATNLAAQLSSTGAPPRIVNMDDCGMADLAAATDVLVVTSTFGDGGPPDNGADFWDRLHASDAQLSGIRFAVLGIGDRAYENFCGHAKSIDERLASLGAVRLMDRMDCEIYDDEPLAQWARQVTDLITTQEGPVTPAAVPAASPRPSSTGAPEPFTRNSPVAARLTRNTVLTPRSSSKEVRHFGFDISEHGVAYSVGDALGVCPTNCDGAVDAWLSGTGLRADEIVEVDGVEQTLRDALTYSYDIGRITPNLLSFLADNSTNTAAVKDLHEARKNLASWVIGRSGVDAVQEFPVRVSAEQWQDVLVRLTPRCYSISSSPLVSPHEVQLTVSVVRYRGTGGAERGGVCSTFLADRADDTPVPVFLQKSPHFRPPEESRTPMIMIGPGTGIAPFRGFLHERRALGHTGRNWLFFGDQHAAQHFYYRDDLSTMADDGFLSKLDVAFSRDQKDRVYVQHKMVDNGAELWAWLQDGAHLYVCGDASRMAKDVDTALTSIIEKHGRLSAEGTHDYKRELVASKRYLRDVY; the protein is encoded by the coding sequence ATGGCCACTCCAGGGGAGATGGGTACGACGCGTACCGCGTGCTCGTACTGCGGTGTGGGCTGCGGTATCGAGGTCCAGACGAAGCCCGGTCCTGGGGGCCCGGTTATCGCACGGGTGTCGGGCGACAAGCTTCACCCGACCAATTTCGGCCGCCTGTGCACCAAGGGGGCTACCCATGCCGAGTTGATGGAGGCGGTCGACGGTCGTCTGAAGACCGCGCTGGTCCGGCCCTCCCGTGGTGCGGAGCTTGTCGAGACGCCGGTGGATGTCGCAGTGACCGAAGCTGGTCAGCGGCTGCGTTCGATACTCGACGAGCACGGGCCCGATGCGATCGCGCTGTACGTATCAGGTCAGATGTCGATCGAAGCACAGTACCTGGCCAACAAGCTGGCCAAGGGATTCATCCGTACTGTGCACATCGAGTCCAATTCACGACTTTGCATGGCGAGCGCCGGCACCGGGTACAAACAGTCGCTCGGAGCGGACGGCCCACCGGGTTCGTACACCGACTTCGACAGCGCTGATGTGTTTTTCGTCATCGGCGCAAACATGGCTGATTGCCACCCCATTCTGTTTCTTCGGATGGCCGACCGGTTGAAGGCCGGCGCGAAATTGATCGTCGTGGACCCGCGGCGCACCGCGACCGCCGACAAAGCCGACTTGTTCCTGCAGATCAACCCCGGTACTGATCTGGCGCTTCTCAATGGATTGCTTCATCTTCTGGTGAAGTCCGGCGATATCGATGAGGAGTTCATCGCCGAACACACCGAGGGCTGGGCGGCAATGCCCGAGTTCCTGGCCGACTATCCGCCCGGGGTGGTAGCCGAGATCACCGGTATCCCCGAAGCTGATATCCGTGCTGCCGCCGCCATGATCGGGCAGGCCGGCGAGTGGATGACGTGCTGGACCATGGGTTTGAACCAGAGCACGCACGGCACCTGGAACACCAACGCGATCTGCAATCTTCATCTCGCGACCGGCGCGATTTGCCGTCCGGGAAGTGGCCCCATGTCGCTGACCGGTCAACCGAACGCCATGGGTGGACGGGAGATGGGCTACATGGGTCCGGGCCTGCCCGGCCAGCGATCCGTGGTCAGCGCCGACGACCGAGCGTTCGTGGAACAGCAGTGGAGCCTGGCGCCGCAGACCATCCGAACCGAGGTGGGCCCGGGAACCATCGCGATGTTCGACAGCATGGCGGCAGGAAATATCAAGGCGTGTTGGATCATCTGCACTAATCCTGTTGCAACAGTGGCAAATCGGGGCACCACGATCACCGGGCTGGAGACCGCGGAACTGGTCATTACCCAGGACACCTACGCGGCCACGGCCACAAACCGCTACGCGGATATCGTCCTGCCCGCCACCTTGTGGGCAGAAGCCGACGCGGTGATGATCAATTCGGAACGCAACCTCACCTTGCTCCAGCAGTCGATCGGCCCGATGGGTGAATCCCGACCCGATTGGCAGTTGATCTGCCAAGTCGCCACGGCCATGGGATTCGGCGAGCAGTTCAGCTATGCGTCCAGTGAGGAGGTGTTCGATGAGATTCGCCGGTTCTGGAATCCAAAGACGGGCTACGACCTTCGCGGTGCCAGCTACGAGCGCCTGCGCGAGACTCCATTGCAATGGCCGTGCCCCCCAGACGATGCGAACGATCGGCACCCGATTCGCTACCTGAACGACGGTGTCAGCCAGAGTCTTTTCGTCGACGCCGCCGGACATCAACCGCGGTTGGCGTTCGCGACCCCGTCGCGCCGGGCGGTCTTTCACCCACGCCCGCACATGGATGCGCGCGAGCTGCCCGACGACGACTACCCGTTCATCTTGAACACGGGCCGCCTGCAACATCAATGGCACACCATGACCAAAACGGGGCAGGTGGCCAAGCTCAACAAGCTCAACAGTGATCCCTTCGTCGAAATCCATCCAGAGGACGCCGCCGAACTGGGCATCGCTGACCGCCAACCGGTCGAATTGCACTCGCGGCGCGGGCGCGCTGTGCTGCCCGCCCTCATCACCGACCGTGTGCGGCCAGGCAATTGCTTCGTACCTTTCCATTGGAACGACGAGCATGGCGAGTACCTCGCTATCAACGCACTGACGAGCGATGCCGTGGACCCCGACTCGCTGCAGCCTGAGCTGAAAGTGTGTGCGGTCAGGATGCGGCCCATCGCGGTCGTCCAGCAACCCGATCGACCGGAGGCAACATCCATGCACCCCGTCGCAGAAGCGCTCGACCTGGCACCGCAGCCCGTGCCCAATCTGGTCGAGAGCGAACAGGTCTACCTGGCTGGGTTTTTCACCACTCTGGAGCGGGGAGGAGAGGGAGTTCCCGTCTTGCCCGCAGGGGCGCCCGTTAGTGATCTGGTCCGGCTCTGGGTCGACGGAGCGTTGGCGGGAATGTACTCCCGTACCGGCGACTCGGCGCCTGGCCCGCTCGCCGCACCGCTACCTGCCACACGGCCCATGCCGTTGGTGCTGTGGGCATCCCAGACGGGCAACGCCGAGGACTATGCCACCAACCTTGCCGCGCAGCTTAGTTCCACGGGTGCGCCGCCGCGGATCGTGAACATGGACGACTGTGGGATGGCTGATCTCGCCGCGGCCACCGACGTCCTGGTCGTCACGAGCACGTTCGGAGACGGCGGCCCTCCTGATAACGGCGCCGACTTCTGGGACCGCCTGCATGCATCGGATGCGCAGTTGTCTGGGATCCGCTTCGCGGTCTTGGGAATTGGTGATCGTGCTTACGAGAACTTCTGCGGGCACGCCAAATCCATCGACGAACGCCTGGCAAGTCTGGGCGCGGTCCGTCTGATGGACCGGATGGACTGCGAGATCTACGATGACGAGCCTCTAGCGCAATGGGCACGTCAGGTGACGGATCTGATCACGACCCAGGAGGGGCCGGTCACCCCGGCGGCGGTCCCCGCCGCGAGCCCTCGACCGTCGAGCACTGGCGCACCCGAACCGTTCACCCGCAACAGTCCCGTCGCGGCCCGTTTGACCCGTAACACCGTGCTGACACCGCGTTCCTCCTCAAAAGAGGTGCGACATTTCGGGTTCGACATCTCCGAGCATGGCGTCGCCTACAGTGTTGGCGACGCACTCGGGGTCTGCCCGACCAACTGCGACGGCGCCGTCGACGCGTGGCTCTCCGGCACAGGGCTGCGTGCCGACGAAATCGTCGAGGTCGACGGTGTAGAACAGACCCTGCGCGATGCGCTGACATACTCCTACGACATCGGGCGGATAACCCCGAATCTGCTGAGCTTCCTCGCCGACAACAGCACCAACACGGCAGCGGTCAAGGATCTCCATGAAGCACGAAAGAACCTTGCATCATGGGTGATTGGCCGCAGCGGCGTGGACGCCGTGCAAGAATTTCCGGTACGCGTCTCCGCCGAGCAGTGGCAGGACGTATTGGTGCGGTTGACCCCCCGCTGCTATTCGATTTCGTCCAGCCCTCTGGTCAGCCCGCATGAGGTTCAGTTGACGGTCTCCGTGGTCCGGTACCGGGGGACTGGCGGCGCCGAACGAGGGGGTGTGTGCTCGACGTTCCTTGCCGACCGCGCCGATGACACACCAGTTCCCGTGTTTCTGCAGAAGTCCCCGCATTTCCGGCCCCCGGAGGAGTCGCGGACTCCGATGATCATGATTGGCCCGGGAACCGGGATCGCACCGTTTCGCGGATTCCTGCACGAGCGTCGCGCGCTCGGCCACACCGGCCGTAACTGGCTCTTCTTCGGCGACCAGCATGCGGCCCAACACTTTTACTATCGAGACGATCTGTCCACCATGGCCGATGACGGCTTTCTGTCCAAGCTTGACGTCGCCTTCTCTCGCGACCAGAAGGACAGGGTCTACGTGCAGCACAAGATGGTGGACAACGGCGCCGAGCTCTGGGCATGGCTGCAAGACGGCGCCCACCTCTATGTGTGCGGCGACGCATCCCGGATGGCCAAAGACGTCGACACCGCACTGACATCAATCATTGAAAAACATGGCAGGCTCTCGGCCGAGGGTACCCACGATTACAAGCGCGAACTGGTCGCCAGTAAGCGGTATTTGCGAGACGTCTACTAG
- the arsB gene encoding ACR3 family arsenite efflux transporter, which yields MLDRFLPAWIGLAMAAGLLLGRWIPGLNSVLERVQVEGISLPIAVGLLIMMYPVLAKVRYDRLGAVTADRKLLIGSLVLNWALGPALMFALAWLLLPDLPEYRTGLIVVGLARCIAMVIIWNDLACGDRDAAAVLVALNSMFQVLMFAVLGWFYLSVLPGWLHLPQTVIATSPWQIAKSVLLFLGIPLAAGYLSRRIGEQVKGRTWYETRFLPIIGPWALWGLLFTIVILFALQGDQISSRPWDVARIAVPLLAYFAIMWGGGYLLGAALRLGYPRTTTLAFTAAGNNFELAIAVAIATWGAASGQALAGVVGPLIEVPVLVALVYVSLALRRRITHAPQPDSIDTAGQKVTQ from the coding sequence ATGCTGGACCGGTTTCTGCCGGCATGGATCGGACTCGCGATGGCAGCCGGACTGCTGCTGGGTCGCTGGATCCCTGGGCTGAACAGTGTGCTGGAAAGAGTTCAGGTCGAAGGGATCTCGCTGCCGATCGCGGTCGGGCTACTCATCATGATGTACCCGGTATTGGCCAAGGTGCGCTATGACCGCCTCGGTGCCGTCACCGCCGACCGCAAGCTGCTGATCGGCTCGCTGGTCTTGAACTGGGCGCTCGGCCCGGCGTTGATGTTCGCGCTGGCCTGGCTGCTGTTACCAGATCTGCCCGAGTATCGCACCGGGCTTATCGTCGTCGGACTGGCACGGTGCATCGCCATGGTGATCATCTGGAACGACCTTGCGTGCGGCGATCGGGATGCGGCGGCCGTCCTTGTCGCCCTGAATTCGATGTTTCAGGTGCTCATGTTCGCGGTCCTGGGTTGGTTCTATCTATCCGTCCTGCCCGGTTGGCTGCATCTGCCGCAAACCGTCATCGCCACGTCGCCGTGGCAGATCGCCAAATCTGTACTCCTGTTCCTGGGGATCCCGCTCGCGGCTGGATATCTCTCCCGCCGTATCGGCGAACAGGTCAAGGGGCGCACGTGGTATGAAACACGATTCCTGCCGATCATCGGCCCCTGGGCACTGTGGGGACTGTTGTTCACCATCGTGATCTTGTTCGCGCTCCAAGGCGATCAGATCTCTTCTCGGCCTTGGGATGTTGCACGTATCGCAGTGCCTTTACTCGCCTACTTCGCGATCATGTGGGGTGGCGGATACCTCCTCGGCGCTGCCCTCAGGCTGGGCTACCCACGCACCACCACGCTCGCGTTCACCGCTGCCGGTAACAACTTCGAACTCGCCATCGCTGTGGCGATCGCCACCTGGGGCGCCGCCTCCGGCCAGGCCCTAGCCGGTGTCGTCGGCCCCCTGATCGAAGTACCCGTGCTGGTCGCCCTCGTATACGTGTCCTTGGCGCTGCGGCGCCGCATTACACATGCCCCTCAACCGGATTCGATCGACACTGCAGGCCAGAAGGTGACCCAATGA
- a CDS encoding cellulose-binding domain-containing protein, whose translation MAGLVGYVKRWRTALHVTVSASILAGLALPIVPVAHAAAAAATLSVTSTWQTGFIASFTITNLSTVPLSDWRLEFDLPIGESIRHTWSSSVTQSGTHYVLSPANWNRIIAPGGSATGGLRGVLSGSYTPPLNCVLNGQVPCS comes from the coding sequence ATGGCGGGACTTGTCGGTTACGTGAAGCGCTGGCGCACAGCCCTTCACGTAACCGTGTCGGCATCGATACTTGCTGGTCTCGCACTCCCCATTGTGCCGGTAGCTCACGCGGCCGCGGCGGCGGCGACGTTGTCGGTGACATCGACGTGGCAGACCGGTTTCATCGCTAGTTTCACGATCACCAACTTGAGCACGGTGCCGCTCTCCGATTGGCGGCTCGAGTTCGACCTGCCGATCGGAGAGTCCATCCGGCATACGTGGAGCAGCAGTGTGACGCAATCTGGTACCCACTACGTTCTGAGTCCCGCGAACTGGAATCGCATCATCGCGCCAGGAGGTTCGGCCACCGGCGGTCTACGGGGCGTGCTGAGCGGTTCCTACACACCACCGTTGAACTGTGTGCTCAATGGGCAAGTTCCATGCAGCTAG
- a CDS encoding FKBP-type peptidyl-prolyl cis-trans isomerase, producing MTLAACGSDTEAKSAPADPPAATTGCPTAAPQNSGTPEWTLSGSTGNVAVSGSTDTAAPSVNVTAPFSVAETQVHTLQAGSGPIVGDLATVSVCYMGVNGRDGSVFDSAYTRGTPAQFPLNGVVPGFKKAIAGQHVGSTVAVAMVPADGYPSGQPSAGIRPGDTLVFAIKILNASN from the coding sequence GTGACGCTGGCCGCGTGCGGCTCCGACACGGAGGCCAAGTCAGCACCCGCCGACCCGCCCGCCGCCACCACCGGGTGCCCCACGGCGGCGCCACAGAACTCCGGCACACCTGAATGGACGCTGTCGGGAAGCACCGGGAACGTCGCCGTCTCCGGCTCCACGGACACCGCGGCGCCGAGTGTCAACGTGACCGCGCCATTCAGCGTGGCCGAGACCCAGGTGCACACGCTCCAGGCTGGATCCGGACCGATCGTCGGAGATCTGGCCACGGTTTCGGTCTGCTACATGGGCGTTAACGGGCGCGACGGCTCCGTGTTCGATAGCGCCTATACGCGTGGCACGCCTGCCCAATTCCCGCTTAATGGGGTGGTACCGGGATTCAAGAAGGCCATCGCGGGGCAACATGTCGGGTCGACCGTCGCCGTCGCGATGGTCCCCGCTGACGGCTATCCCTCCGGGCAGCCCAGCGCCGGTATCCGGCCGGGAGACACACTCGTCTTCGCGATCAAGATTCTCAACGCATCAAACTGA
- a CDS encoding DUF5994 family protein, with translation MNGAWWPQDDGFIARELSPLVEELSGHIGGVSEVSLNWKAGSPRSSMRSAAMPPSLTNRPFHWVVTLRGEHRTVRILMVPARTNRSLARLIMRLAAQMPLLDSPKEDEVSAALRIIMAA, from the coding sequence ATGAACGGAGCGTGGTGGCCGCAAGACGACGGATTCATCGCGCGGGAACTCTCCCCTTTGGTGGAAGAGCTGTCCGGGCACATCGGCGGGGTCAGCGAGGTGTCGCTGAACTGGAAGGCGGGGTCGCCTCGGTCGAGCATGAGGTCGGCGGCGATGCCTCCGTCGCTCACCAATCGTCCGTTCCATTGGGTGGTCACGCTTCGAGGTGAGCATCGGACGGTGCGGATTCTTATGGTGCCGGCTCGTACGAACAGGAGTCTGGCGCGGTTGATCATGCGTCTGGCGGCGCAGATGCCTCTGCTTGATTCTCCGAAGGAGGACGAAGTATCCGCGGCGCTCCGGATCATTATGGCCGCCTAG
- a CDS encoding Rv2640c family ArsR-like transcriptional regulator — MPKALPVVDTTAPVCCAPVAAGPMSDEQALEVALRLKALADPVRVKIMSQLFGAPMREIISGDLAGILGLTESTVSHHMNQLRKAGLVESDRRGMNVYHRPVPDALTALCTVLDPSCCQ, encoded by the coding sequence ATGCCCAAGGCTCTTCCCGTGGTAGATACCACCGCTCCCGTGTGCTGCGCACCTGTGGCGGCCGGTCCGATGAGCGACGAACAGGCCCTGGAAGTCGCGCTGCGGCTCAAGGCGCTCGCGGACCCGGTGCGGGTCAAGATCATGTCCCAGCTCTTTGGCGCGCCCATGCGAGAGATCATCAGCGGTGACCTCGCGGGCATCCTCGGACTCACCGAGTCAACCGTTAGTCACCACATGAATCAGTTGCGAAAAGCCGGGTTGGTGGAATCGGACCGCCGCGGAATGAACGTCTATCACCGGCCGGTTCCGGATGCGCTGACCGCGTTGTGCACGGTCCTGGATCCCAGCTGCTGCCAATAG
- a CDS encoding DUF3887 domain-containing protein, translating to MRYARALRSSRLRALVTLAVVGALAVSAVACGRGDTRTASPAGSPDQLALATLDHIVQGDNAAATAHFDQTMADTLSAPALGQAWITYQELLGAYQSHGDPHDVKRGELTVVNIPLQMERAPGQFRLTVHPDGSVAGLYFLKDGVPVP from the coding sequence ATGCGATACGCACGAGCGCTCCGAAGCTCCCGGCTTCGCGCTCTGGTGACACTGGCGGTGGTGGGTGCTCTTGCCGTAAGTGCGGTTGCCTGTGGCCGGGGGGACACTCGAACAGCAAGCCCTGCCGGTAGTCCGGACCAACTGGCACTGGCAACGCTGGACCATATCGTGCAGGGTGACAATGCAGCTGCCACCGCCCATTTCGACCAAACCATGGCGGACACGTTGTCGGCTCCGGCTCTGGGGCAAGCATGGATTACCTACCAGGAGCTGCTGGGCGCATACCAGTCACACGGTGATCCCCACGACGTCAAGCGTGGCGAGCTGACCGTGGTCAACATTCCTCTTCAGATGGAGCGCGCACCCGGCCAGTTCCGGCTGACTGTCCACCCGGACGGATCCGTCGCGGGTCTGTACTTCCTCAAGGACGGCGTCCCCGTACCCTGA